In Pirellulales bacterium, the genomic window ATTCCAGATTCATCTCCCAAAGTCGCCCCCAAGAATTGATCGTCCATCCCCAGAGTATTCGCGTCGTATATACATACCGAACCGGCAGCGGCACCGCTCCCGAGAGTTGTCGAGCGAATACGATGTAGTGCTGCTCGTCGGAGTTGGTGGCCAGATTGAAATGGAAAAGCCGACCGAACATCCCGACGACAACAATCAGCAGCAATGTGCCGATGTAGCGCCGCGACGTCATCGATCTTGATCCCGCGCGCGCCGATGCATCAAAAACCGGCAGCCCGATCGCCCCTGAGATTGGTTTAGCCTGCATGAATCCGAGTATAGGCAGGAGAAGTCCATTCCGGAAGCTGAGGGCAAGTACCAGCCTCGATGTCTCGGGAATTGTTCCGGCCAACAAGCGTTGACAGCCATGTCGATCAACTCTAGGTTGATGGTTGGTGATCTCCTCATGCGCAATGTTCTTTGCGCCGTTTTGTGTCGCCGACGTTACAAAGGCAACCTCAATGTCAGGCAATGGACTCAAGGTCGGTCCGTCGTCGCGATCCGTGTGCAAGGCGCTCCGCTTGACGTTGCTCGGGATTTGTTTGGCTGCGATGGCGAGTTCCACTGCGCGAGGGGCCAATTTCGACGTCCGCGGTTTGCCTAGCCTGCGATGGTGGGCCAATGCCGTGGATTCGCTGTTGGCGCAGAATCCCGACGGAACTGGCACGGTCGGCAGCGGCGATCCGGTCGGGTTCATTTCCGACCTGTCCGGCAACGGGCACAACGCCGTGATGGGCAATGCTTTCATTGCGAATGGAGATAGCTTTCGGCCACTTTTCGAGACGAACTTGCTCAGCGGCAGCCCGGGCATTTTGTTCGACGGCATGAACGAGTTTTCCAGCTTGCAAAGCTCGTTGTTCAATGGAGCGTCGTCGCTCACCGTGGCCTTCGCCATCGGGGCCGCCAATTCCAGTCCGTCGAGTCAGTACATCTTCGGTTCCAATACGGCGACCGTTGGTTTTCTGAATTCCGGCGGTCCGTATGCCGGGGTGCAATTGAACAACGGACAGTCGATCGGCTTATTCCCGACGATGGGGTTCGGAATGAACAGCGCGCAGGGAAGCGACATAATGATGACCATGATCGCGCGGTTTCAGCCCGACGGCGAATCCGACTTTTGGGAGAATGGCGTCTTGGTAGGTTCGACACTCGCCAACTTCGCGAATGCATTCATTCAATCGCCGACGGTGAAATTGCTCGGCAATTCTAATTACGCAACCGCGACTAGCGCTAGCAGCGTCACCGCGTCCAGCTCGACGGGCGTCAAGTTCTACTTTCTCGAAGGCCTGGCGGCGACCTCCGCCCTGTCCAATGCGCAGGTGTCGCAGCTCAACAACTATTTTTTGCAAAAATGGCCGGGCGTGGAGGAAGTTTCCTATTCGCCGAACCTGTATTGGGACAAATCGCAGAACTCGCAGCGGGCCGTCGCCACGACCATCAACGCGGGGCACATCCAGGGAGTGGCCGTCGGCGACAACGAGCGGTTCGTCTTTCATTCGGGGATGATCGAGGAGTACGACAACAACTGGCGGTTGATCACCAACAATCAGGCGATTTCGATGGGCATCGTTTCGCCCGGCACCCCATTTCATTGCGGCGACGGCGACTATGCCCAAGGAAAGATTTTTGCACCGCTCGAGCAGGATCTCAACGGCGCCGGGGCAACCATCGGCGTGTACGATGCGACAAAGCCCGGGCTGCCATTGATCGCCTCCAGGAACATTTCCACTCCGCAACATGAAATGTCGGCACTCGCCGTTGTGCCGACGGCGGGGGCTAACGGCATCGTTTATGTCTCATCATTCGAGGCCAATTCCGGCGGCGGACAACTCTGGATGTACGATTACGCCGGCGGAAATGTAACCTCCCCAGCGTTCGGCAACTTCATCGGGACGCTGCAAATCCCGGCTTCGGTGCAAGAGATTCAAGGGGTCGAGTGGAAGGCGCCATACTTCTACTTTAGCGACGGCCAGAACTCGACCATCCAGCGCGTCCTCTATCAAAATGGCGCGCTAGCCGCGCAGGCTCAATTGGTTTGGACCGCGCCGACGACGGTGCAAGGTCTCGGCTTCGATGGCGCGAACTTGCTGCAAGTCCTTCAGTCGGGAAGCAGCACGGAATACGCTTTTACCCTAACAAGTTCTAAGTTCAACACGATCTCCACGACCGGCTTCGGCTCTTGGAATTTGAGCGGCGACGGCAGCTACGGCGGCAATCTTGGTTTCGATCCCATCGTTCCCAATGGCGCGGGATCGACGGCCTATTTCGGCGGCGGCACGACCAACACCGTCACGACGCCGACGGTGAGTGTCACCGTGGACGCGGCGTACACCGTCGGCTCGCTCGTCTTCAATCCGACGAATGGAACGAGCTACACGCTGGCGAGCGACGGCGTGATCGGGCACGGCCTGACGCTCGATAGCGGCAATGGCGGCGGTGCAAGCGTGACGGTTTCCACCGGCAATCATGCGATTTCGGCGAATCTCGTGCTTGCCGATCCAGGCGGGCATACGTTCAATATCGCTTCCGGCAGCGCGCTGACGGTCTCGGGCGTCGTGAGCGAGAGTGGCGGCAGCCGAAGCCTGAATCTGACCGGCGGCGGCACGTTGACTTTCGCCAATGCAAACAGCTACAGCGGCGGCACGATGGTTAACGGCGGCACACTGCAAACCTTCGCCAGCGGCGCGCTCGGCAGCGGGCCGCTGACGCTTAACGCCGCGGCGGGCGCCACTTCGGCGCTCGTTCTCGGCGGCAGCGAAACTGTGAGCGGACTATCGGGAACAGTCGCGCCGACCGGCGCCGCGATCGTCAACATCGCTGCCGGCGCAGCGCTCACGGTGAATCAGCCGACGAACACGACGTTCCAAGGCACTTTGATAATCTCCGGCACGTTCACCAGGGCGGGCAATGGCACGCTCGAATTGAATGGTCCGGACGTCTCGCTGCTCGGCGGCACGATCCAATTGACCGACGGCGGCGCGCTGCGATTGAATGAGTCGACCGGCGCGGCGACGATCACCGGCGGCGCCAATGTGCAGGTGACCGGCTCGGCGACGCTCGAGTTAGCTGGGTCGGTGTCCGCGCTCTCGTCGAATGTTTCCGCCGTTAGTCGCGCGGCAATCGTCAACAACAGCGCGGCCCCGGCCGGCGTCCTCGTCTCCGGCACGAACCAGCAGGTCGGCGGCATCGACGGCTCGGGCAACGTCGTTGTGGACGCCGGCAGCGATTTGACCGCCGACCATATTGTCCAAAATGCGCTGGTGATTGGCGGCGCGCCCGGCAGCCCCGCGACGGTGACGATCGCGGCGTCCGATTCCAACGGCAATTCGTTGAGCGAGGCGGATTCGACGACGACGATGAATAGCGGCTTTACATTGGCAGGCTCGCTTGCATCGGCTGCCTCGAACCCAGCGGATTCCTCGCTCTCGACGAAAGCCGTTTCGTCCGCGGAATCCCTTTCCGAGCTGGCCTCGCCGCACCGCTTGACCGAGTTGCGGCTCGCAATGGCTGAGGGTCATTCGGGCGGGAGCGGAAATCTGAATTCTGTTCCCGAACCCTCGGCAATCGCGCTGACGGCGGCGGCCGTGCTGCCGACCGTAGCCATGCTCCGACGCCGACTCCGCAAGCGGCGAGTCAGTCTTTGAATCGTCGGGCGGGGCGCAATCTGAAGGGCACTCGATGACGCGGCGCACTAAATCCGTTATGGTGAACGCAAGCGGTTATATGCTCGCGAGGCGTCTGGCGCGGGGATTCTTCGCATTCGCCGCTGAGAATGTGCGTTCAGTGCCTATCCGAGAACCGTCCGCGGAGAGGGGGACAGTCCCCTTTGGTTCCGAAGACTGCACAAAAGGGGACAGTCCCCGACGGTTCTCGCGCGGCTCGACGTCCTCGAACCTCGCGATCATCGCCGATGAACTCTTTTTCGATTCTCATGCCGCGCGGAGGAGCCAGTCTGATCGCTCTCTGGCTGGCGGCGTGCCTTGGCTGGGCAAGTCCAGCACAGGCCGGCGGCGGGCCAGAGAACCTGTTTCTGGTGGTGAATTCGCATAGCCAGAATTCGCTGACGCTGGCGAATCACTATGTCAGGATGCGGCGAATTCCGCCGGGTAATGTCTGCTATCTCGATTGGGATGGCAGTCTTTACGGCACCGACATCGAGACGTTTCGCCGGAAATTGCTCGCCCCTGCCCTGCAATCGATCACGGAGCGGGGGCTCTCGAACCAGATCGACTACCTCGTTTATTCGTGTGACTTTCCGACGGGGATCGACTTCGCCGGCGATTTGCCAGCCGGAGAGCATGGCAACCAGACCCCCACCGGATCGATCACCGGCCTGACGTATTTCTTTCAGCTCGCGCTCAATCGCCTGCCGCTCTACGTCGGGTTAACGGCCAATCATTACATGCGCCCGTCCGATACGAAGCCGGGCGTCGCGCCGTCGCATGGTTTCCGAAGCTGGTACGGCTGGGGACCAAACGGCGAATTGCTCGAATCGGGGGGCAGCCGCTATCTGCTCTCGACGATTCTGGCCGTCACCAACGGCCGCGGCAATACGCCTCCCGAGGCGCTCGCCTACCTGCGGCGGGCCGCCGAGGCCGACGGCTCCGCCCCCAAGGGAACGATCTTTTACCTGGAGAATTCCGACGTCCGCTCGACCACCCGAGCGCCGAAGTTCGATGCCGCGGTCGCCGATCTCAAGCAGCTCGGGATCGCGGCGGAAATCCTCGACGGCGTCGTTCCGTTACGAAAGAAAGACGTTGCCGGCGCAATGCTTGGCTCGGCCACAGTTCCCTGGCAAGACTCGCGGAGCAAAATACTGCCGGGGGCGATCGTCGAAAACTTCACGAGCTTCGGCGGAGTGTTCGCGAAAGACGCCGGGCAAACGCCGCTGACCGATTTTCTCCGCTACGGCGCCGCCGGCTCGAGCGGCACTGTGGCCGAGCCGTATGCCATTCCAAACAAATTCCCGGCCCCGGCGATCCAGGTGCATTACGCCCGCGGCTGCTCGCTCGCCGAGGCGTTTTATCAGTCGGTCTGGGGACCCTATCAGTTGTTGATCGTCGGCGATCCGCTTTGCCGTCCCTGGGCTACGATCCCCGCGGTGACGGTCGCCGGCGTCGAGCGCGGGGCGATCGTCAAGGGGCAAATCGAGTTGCAGCCGGCGGCCCAATTCCCGGCCGGCCATCGGGCGGACCATTTTGAGCTGTTCGTCAACGGGATGCGGATTGATCGTTGCGATGCGGGCGGCAAGCTGAAGCTCGATACGACCGAAGTAGCCGACGGCTATTCGGAGCTGCGCGTCGTGGCCATCGAGGCCGGACCGATCGAAACGCAGGGAGAGGTCATTTTGTCGATCGTCGTCAACAACCTGGGACTGACAATTGAAGCGACGGCCTCGGCAGAAAGGGTTATCGCAGGGGCGCCGTTTTCGATCGCCGTGAAAGCGCCAAACGCGGCTTCCGTCGCCCTTTATCAGCAAAGTCAACTTGTCGGCACGATCGCCGGCGACTCCGGCGAACTGGCGATCGACACGGCCAAATTGGGCGAGGGACCGGTCGTCTTTCGGGCCGTGGGCCGATCCGGCGGCGCGCCGCCGGGGCGCGTTCTTTCGCGGCCGATTTATGTGGAGATCGAAGCCAATGGGAAATGATCCACCGAAAAAAGTAGTGTGTGTCGAGCGCAGCGCTGACGCACCGCCAGCGCTCGGTGCGTCAGCGCTGCGCTCGACGCACCCTACAGGCTTCGGCGCGCACGAAGAGTTTATGCGGCTGGCGCTCGGCGAAGCGCGGCGGGCCCTCGATGAAAACGAAGTGCCCGTCGGAGCGGTGATCGCGTGCGGCGGGCGCGTGATTGCCGCAGCGCACAACCAGCGCGAGCAGTTGCACGATCCGACCGCTCATGCCGAAATGATCGCCATCACCCAGGCGGCCGAAGCGCTGGCGAGTTGGCGGCTGGAAGGCTGCACGCTGTACGTCACGCTCGAGCCCTGCCCGATGTGCGCCGGGGCGATCGTTCAAGCCAGAATTCCGCGCGTCGTCTATGGAGCGACCGATCCGAAGGCGGGGGCCGTGCAGACGCTCTACGAGCTGCTAAGCGACAAACGGCTCAACCATCAAGCCGAAATCGTCGCCGGCATCCTATCCGAGCCATGCGGTGAACTGCTTTCGCGGTTCTTTCAGCAGCAACGGGCGCTGGGGAAGAAGTAGCGGTCCGCCGGCTCCGCCCAAGGGCCCGATTGAGCCCAGCCCAATTCTCGATACTTTACCGCTGTCAAGCCGCCAATGGCATGTGGACGCACTGCCTATTGATAATCCGCGTCATTGCCGATGTACGGCTGGTTGCCGTTATTCGCGGTGATCCACGTTGACGCGGCGATTCCGTTGGGATCGGGTACAGAGGGATTCGCACTCATCAAGTAGATATAGGTTTTGTATTGGATCTCTTGGCGGAGAAAATGAACGCTGCCGTCGCACATCACGTAACAGGCGCCGCCCGGATGATTACTCGCAGGGCGAGCGAAATCCATTCCCGCCGGTGTCCCACTTGAGTCGACGGGAACATTCGTAAAGCCAGAGGTGTTCGGTTTGTAGTTTGTCCCATTACTTGACTTCCAGCCGTTGATCGTCTGGACGCCCGTCGGGGCGTTGGTCATCTGCCAGCAAAACCCGGTGAGTTGCTCGGCACTATAGGCCACGGAAGGACGTCCATTTGTTACTTTCCCGGTGACGTCTGCGGGCTGCCAAGTCATATCCGGCAACATATTCTCGCTGGCCAGTATGGTCGTGGTTTGGCCTTTATGAGTACCAATCGTGTCGAACGTCTGACGTACGGTGAGCGAAGCAAGCGCCGCGCCGGTCGCGCCGCCGAGGTAGTGGTCAAAGCAAACCCCGTTCGCGGCCAAGTCCGGCGGAGTCTTGGTCGAATCGTCCGGACGCCCGCAGTTTACGACATAAGACAAACTCGGACCATTCTGGGTGAGCGGCGGATTGCTCGGGCAAACCATCTGGCCCCAATAGACGCTTGCCATTTGACTCTGCGCAGTCGATCCTTGCACACCGCGCCAAGCATCGAGGTACGACTGGTGTTCGAGGTATGGTGCAATGATCAGCACCCAAGAAGTTGGAATCAGTTTCCCAGTGTTCACATCGACCGTCGATTCGAGGTAGCCCGGCAGTGTCTTGTCTTGGAAAAACTGGAATGCGATTCCGATTTGTCTTAAGCGATTCTGGCAATCGGCCCGACGGGCCGACTCGCGGGCGGAGTTGACCGCCGGCAACAGCAGGGCCATGAGCATGCCGATGATCGTGATCACCACCAACAACTCGACGAGGGTGAACGCGGAGCGCCTGGAACGTGCCATTGCAGTGTCTCCTCTGCCGCGAGCCGGAGAGTCCGGCCCTGTGTGAAAAGCCCCCGTCCTGACGCCCTTATTCTGACATATCCGCCAGTCCCGGTCCAGCTTGCACCGTGAAATTCTTGACGGCTGTTGGGTAGCGATCCGGGTAATTGATTACGCCGGACGGGAAAGCCGTCGAAGCCCCAGGCCGGCGAGGCCTAGCGCCGCAGCCGCCGCCAAGGCCATGCTCGACGGCTCGGGCACAGTGCCGCCGGCCGATGTCGACACGGAGCCGGCGCCGTTGAGTAAGGGCGACTGGCTGACGCTGGTCGCGGACAGCGGCGGATTGAAGAGCGAACTAAAGGCCGAATCGGATGAATCCGTTAGCGCCGTCAATGGCGAGCGATCGAGCGATGCGGGAGAAGATGTTCCGTTCGGTCCAGACGCCGCGATTGTCAGCGTGGCCGGGCGGCCGGGGGCGCCGCCGATCACGAGCGAATTCTGGACGATGCTGCTGGCCGTCAGATTGCTGCCGGCGTTGATGACCGTATTGCCCGTGCCGCTGATCGCCCCGACTTGTTGATTGGTTCCCGTGACCAGCAGCCCTCCGCCCGCGGCTTGACTGTTGTTGGCGATATTGACGGCATTGGCGCCGGACGACAGGGCAGACACCGTTCCAGCCAACTGCAACGTGGCGCCCGGGCCCGCGGTCGCGGTAACGCCCGTGCCGACGGTCGCCGATCCGGATGTGAGGTTGAGCAACAACGTGCCGCCATTGACCTGAAGGTTGCTATTGGCGGCAAGCGTTGGATTGCCGTCGATCTCAAGCGTCCCGGCGCCCAATTTGATAACCGTACCGGAGTTGATGATCGAGCCGCCAAAAGTCGTGTTGACGGCTTGGTTGACCGTCAGCGTGTCGCCCCCGGCAATCGCGATGCTGGCCGAGCCACTCGACGCGACGGTTCCCGCAAGACTACTGACGGTCTGACCCTGAGTCGAACCGAGAATCAATGCCGAACTGACACCCGACGCGGCGCTCACAACCACGGCGCTCGAAGGGTCGCCGAGCACGCTGGTGGAGAGCGTCCCGCCCGTGACCGTGATCCCGCCGGTATAGGAATTGGCGGCATTGAGGCTCAACCATCCGTTCCCAGACTTGATCAAAGAGCCGCTGCCGGAGATCGCGGTGGTGACTGACGTATTGCCGGCGCCGGAGAAGATCAGTGGATTACCGCCGTTGGTAATCCCGCCGGAGAGTGTCAGAATCGCCCCGGGGGCTGCGGAATTGATCGTCGCTCCTCCGCTGGCGATCGTGATCGGGCCGGAATATGAGTTGTTGCCGCCGACGCTATTGAGCGCTCCGGCCGGATTGGCAGCCAGACCGGCGCCGCTGAGCGTGAGCGGGATCGCACCGATCGCCACGTTGCCTTGCAGCTCCAGCGCGGCGCCAGAGTTGACGGTGACGACCGACGACGTCCCCAGAGCGCCGCCATTTTGCACGTTGATTCGGCCGGCATTGATGTAAACCGGTCCTGTGAAGCTGTTGCTGCCCAAAAGCGTGACGCTGCCGGTGCCAAGTTTCGTGATGCCGGTAGCGCCGCCGATTCCCATCGCGCCGCTATCGGAGAGCGAATAGTTGACCGCGCTGTTGTTGAACGTCACCGAGATTGGCGATACGCCGAGGGACTGGATCGCGACGGCGGTCGTCGTGATTCTAGAATTGCCGTTGGCGGCGTTCTGATCGCCGAAGACAACGGACGTTCCGTCGCGATATGAGCCGAATTGACCGGGCGAATTCGGATTCGCCAAGAGGTTCGTACCGCCGGCCCAGTTCATCGAGATCGTGTCCCAGGTTGCATTCGTCGGACCGCTGCCGGCCGTTTGACCGGTCCACGTGAACGGATTGACCACAGGCGTGATTGCACTGCGATATTGCGAAAGATCGGCGACGACGCTGGTGTTTCCAAAAACGGCGGTATATGCAGGCTGCCCGTAATCGGTTCCTTGCGCAATCATGACTCCGGCCAACTCCCAGCCTGCGACCGGATCTTTATAAAACACGCCGCCCCCTGAATCACCCAGGATGGCTTGGGCCTCATTCGCGCCAAACGTTGGTTGACCCGGGGCGTAGGTTGGATCGTTGAACGTCGTATAGAACGAATTCGTGTTGTTGATGAATTGGCTGCCCTGCGTAACGGCGCTTTGTCCCCAGCGGATCGCGTGGTTTGATGTCGAAAACCCGGAGGCTTGGTAAGTGCCGGCAAGAGCGCTGCCCGACCACGACGGAAGCGGATTCACCGAGCCGCCGCCCGCCGTTGTCACCCAGGTCCAACTGGTGCTTCCATTCGTGGGCACGGTGACGGTCCAGTATTGCTGTCCAGCGTTACTCAACCCGTTGCCAATCATCGTCAGGCTCGATCCGTTGGACAGAATGTTGCCGTTGATTTTCAGCGGGGCCAGGCCCGGATCGCCATTGATTTGAAAGAGCTTCAGGTCGGCGCCGGCGAATGGCGAACTGACGACTTGAGTTACCTGGTAGTATTGGCCGTTGACCGCAAGCCCGCCAAAGGTATTCGAGAGAGTGACATGACCAGCGGTCAGGCACCAGCCATTTCCGAGATATGTGACCGACGCCCCGCCGGTGCTGCTGGTTCCAACGTAGGCAAAACCAGGATCATCCGTCGGCGCGGAGATATTCCCGTTGCCGCCGGCGATGACGACGGCCGGCAAGCGATTAGGCAACAGAGTCATCCCGACGCCGACCATCAATGCTAGCGGGCGCAACCAAAGTGGGAGCAATCGCGGGGCCATTTGGCCTCTTGTTTACAGAAAAGTGTCAGTGGATCGGAGCGAGCGTCAAAACGGGCCGAACGTGGGCGGCTGACGATCCCTGAAAAACCAAGCCGCGATATGCGAATTAATATTGGGAGGGCGCGAACGAGAATTCGTTAGCGTCTCTAGCCCGATAATACCCGCACCCCGGCAAATCGCAAAGAGATTTTTTGCTCCATTGCCGGGATTTCTGTCCGGCCTGGGCAAACCTGCGGGTTTCCGCAATTGGCGTCTTCGGATCGCGGAATTCCGCGTCGATCCAAACTCCGGTGTAGCTCCCGCGGAGTGGGTCGTTTTATTCCAACGAAATCGGAATAACCGAGATCCGCGCTCCCGAACAACCCAGTTCTAAAAAAAGTGATTTGACATCCGCAACGAGCCCGCTTATCGTGAAACTTATGCTGGTGGTTGCGGCGACTCGAGGCAGGCAAATGAGGGACCCCTGTTCGACGCTGCCGCATTGGCCGCCGACATGCTGGCCGCGGTATCTATGCCAGCGGCGTGTCGGATTGGCTCTCTGTGGGCATCCAGCCAGCAATTGGTGGTGAAAATGGCGAGCTTGCGACCGAGGGTCTTCCACGCTGAAGACCTCCCGAAGGCAAGTGCCGGTTTCATCGCCAAGTCGGTTCTCGCAGCGCCGGGGCGTCAGGGAGCGTGCCGCGGCTGCCCGTGATCCAATTCCAAGCCCTATTCGTCGCCCGAGAAGCGGCGTGTTTCGCAACGGCGTCGGCAGAAGCACACGACAGTCATCAGGTGGGCGATTCCGCGGCACGTAGTTTAGATTCCCTCGATCTTCGAGCGGCAGCTATTGCATCCGATGTCCGTCAACTCGAATTGCCTACCACGGGGAAGCGCGATGGATAAATCGATCAGCGTAAAGGACTGCTTGCGGCTATTTTACCCCGTGGTAGTGCTCGTCGCCGCGATTGATGTGCTGCTCTGGGCGCATTGGAATTCGCTGGTCATGACGGCTCATTTTTGGGATAACGACAAGTATTCTCACGGGTATTTGGTGCCCATCATCGCCGCCGGACTGCTTTGTTGGTGGCGGGATTGGAACGTGGAAATAGTCAAGCCCGTGGCAATCGCCGGGGCAATCTTGACGGGCATCGGCGCGCTACTCTGCATCCTGCCGTTTGTCGCGCCAGACTTGACGATGACGATCGCCAACTCTCTCGGCAAAACCGTGCTGGAAGGAATCGGAGTGAGCTTGTCGGTTGCCGGCGCGTTCTTGATCATTCAACCGCAAATCGATTTTGCGCACGTTCCCCTAGCCGACCGCTGGATCGGCTTTGGGATTCTGATGGCTGCCGAGGCGTTGCGAGTCTACGCGACCCACGTCTATATTTCGACCGCTGAATTCTTTTCGTTCATTCCCGCGCTCGCCGGCGTATTTGTAATGACCGGCGGGCTCAAGATGATTCGATGGGCGGGCTGGGCGATCGTGTTCTTGGTTTTCATGTTGCCCCTGCCTGGCTGGTTGGACAAAAACCTTTCCGGCAAGTTACAGGCAAGGGCCACGAGCGCGAGCACGTTCATGCTGCAG contains:
- the tadA gene encoding tRNA adenosine(34) deaminase TadA produces the protein MRLALGEARRALDENEVPVGAVIACGGRVIAAAHNQREQLHDPTAHAEMIAITQAAEALASWRLEGCTLYVTLEPCPMCAGAIVQARIPRVVYGATDPKAGAVQTLYELLSDKRLNHQAEIVAGILSEPCGELLSRFFQQQRALGKK
- a CDS encoding autotransporter-associated beta strand repeat-containing protein, with protein sequence MSGNGLKVGPSSRSVCKALRLTLLGICLAAMASSTARGANFDVRGLPSLRWWANAVDSLLAQNPDGTGTVGSGDPVGFISDLSGNGHNAVMGNAFIANGDSFRPLFETNLLSGSPGILFDGMNEFSSLQSSLFNGASSLTVAFAIGAANSSPSSQYIFGSNTATVGFLNSGGPYAGVQLNNGQSIGLFPTMGFGMNSAQGSDIMMTMIARFQPDGESDFWENGVLVGSTLANFANAFIQSPTVKLLGNSNYATATSASSVTASSSTGVKFYFLEGLAATSALSNAQVSQLNNYFLQKWPGVEEVSYSPNLYWDKSQNSQRAVATTINAGHIQGVAVGDNERFVFHSGMIEEYDNNWRLITNNQAISMGIVSPGTPFHCGDGDYAQGKIFAPLEQDLNGAGATIGVYDATKPGLPLIASRNISTPQHEMSALAVVPTAGANGIVYVSSFEANSGGGQLWMYDYAGGNVTSPAFGNFIGTLQIPASVQEIQGVEWKAPYFYFSDGQNSTIQRVLYQNGALAAQAQLVWTAPTTVQGLGFDGANLLQVLQSGSSTEYAFTLTSSKFNTISTTGFGSWNLSGDGSYGGNLGFDPIVPNGAGSTAYFGGGTTNTVTTPTVSVTVDAAYTVGSLVFNPTNGTSYTLASDGVIGHGLTLDSGNGGGASVTVSTGNHAISANLVLADPGGHTFNIASGSALTVSGVVSESGGSRSLNLTGGGTLTFANANSYSGGTMVNGGTLQTFASGALGSGPLTLNAAAGATSALVLGGSETVSGLSGTVAPTGAAIVNIAAGAALTVNQPTNTTFQGTLIISGTFTRAGNGTLELNGPDVSLLGGTIQLTDGGALRLNESTGAATITGGANVQVTGSATLELAGSVSALSSNVSAVSRAAIVNNSAAPAGVLVSGTNQQVGGIDGSGNVVVDAGSDLTADHIVQNALVIGGAPGSPATVTIAASDSNGNSLSEADSTTTMNSGFTLAGSLASAASNPADSSLSTKAVSSAESLSELASPHRLTELRLAMAEGHSGGSGNLNSVPEPSAIALTAAAVLPTVAMLRRRLRKRRVSL
- a CDS encoding exosortase/archaeosortase family protein; this translates as MDKSISVKDCLRLFYPVVVLVAAIDVLLWAHWNSLVMTAHFWDNDKYSHGYLVPIIAAGLLCWWRDWNVEIVKPVAIAGAILTGIGALLCILPFVAPDLTMTIANSLGKTVLEGIGVSLSVAGAFLIIQPQIDFAHVPLADRWIGFGILMAAEALRVYATHVYISTAEFFSFIPALAGVFVMTGGLKMIRWAGWAIVFLVFMLPLPGWLDKNLSGKLQARATSASTFMLQTFGLQARHEGNDIYIGGDDVPLKVEPACSGLRMLTIFGALSFAVVLLCERPLWQRLVILASWIPIALAVNIARITLTGVLFNIFPKDLENLRHFIHGMWGFVMMPMALGLMFLEFKILSNLVIEDDDDLVTPMQFNIPKKAPKSEMVGIAGNKVPANPAAIPTTGNGIAANGGARTGPAAKKPPRERASNS
- a CDS encoding autotransporter-associated beta strand repeat-containing protein, whose product is MAPRLLPLWLRPLALMVGVGMTLLPNRLPAVVIAGGNGNISAPTDDPGFAYVGTSSTGGASVTYLGNGWCLTAGHVTLSNTFGGLAVNGQYYQVTQVVSSPFAGADLKLFQINGDPGLAPLKINGNILSNGSSLTMIGNGLSNAGQQYWTVTVPTNGSTSWTWVTTAGGGSVNPLPSWSGSALAGTYQASGFSTSNHAIRWGQSAVTQGSQFINNTNSFYTTFNDPTYAPGQPTFGANEAQAILGDSGGGVFYKDPVAGWELAGVMIAQGTDYGQPAYTAVFGNTSVVADLSQYRSAITPVVNPFTWTGQTAGSGPTNATWDTISMNWAGGTNLLANPNSPGQFGSYRDGTSVVFGDQNAANGNSRITTTAVAIQSLGVSPISVTFNNSAVNYSLSDSGAMGIGGATGITKLGTGSVTLLGSNSFTGPVYINAGRINVQNGGALGTSSVVTVNSGAALELQGNVAIGAIPLTLSGAGLAANPAGALNSVGGNNSYSGPITIASGGATINSAAPGAILTLSGGITNGGNPLIFSGAGNTSVTTAISGSGSLIKSGNGWLSLNAANSYTGGITVTGGTLSTSVLGDPSSAVVVSAASGVSSALILGSTQGQTVSSLAGTVASSGSASIAIAGGDTLTVNQAVNTTFGGSIINSGTVIKLGAGTLEIDGNPTLAANSNLQVNGGTLLLNLTSGSATVGTGVTATAGPGATLQLAGTVSALSSGANAVNIANNSQAAGGGLLVTGTNQQVGAISGTGNTVINAGSNLTASSIVQNSLVIGGAPGRPATLTIAASGPNGTSSPASLDRSPLTALTDSSDSAFSSLFNPPLSATSVSQSPLLNGAGSVSTSAGGTVPEPSSMALAAAAALGLAGLGLRRLSRPA
- a CDS encoding TIGR03790 family protein — protein: MNSFSILMPRGGASLIALWLAACLGWASPAQAGGGPENLFLVVNSHSQNSLTLANHYVRMRRIPPGNVCYLDWDGSLYGTDIETFRRKLLAPALQSITERGLSNQIDYLVYSCDFPTGIDFAGDLPAGEHGNQTPTGSITGLTYFFQLALNRLPLYVGLTANHYMRPSDTKPGVAPSHGFRSWYGWGPNGELLESGGSRYLLSTILAVTNGRGNTPPEALAYLRRAAEADGSAPKGTIFYLENSDVRSTTRAPKFDAAVADLKQLGIAAEILDGVVPLRKKDVAGAMLGSATVPWQDSRSKILPGAIVENFTSFGGVFAKDAGQTPLTDFLRYGAAGSSGTVAEPYAIPNKFPAPAIQVHYARGCSLAEAFYQSVWGPYQLLIVGDPLCRPWATIPAVTVAGVERGAIVKGQIELQPAAQFPAGHRADHFELFVNGMRIDRCDAGGKLKLDTTEVADGYSELRVVAIEAGPIETQGEVILSIVVNNLGLTIEATASAERVIAGAPFSIAVKAPNAASVALYQQSQLVGTIAGDSGELAIDTAKLGEGPVVFRAVGRSGGAPPGRVLSRPIYVEIEANGK
- a CDS encoding DUF1559 domain-containing protein, with amino-acid sequence MARSRRSAFTLVELLVVITIIGMLMALLLPAVNSARESARRADCQNRLRQIGIAFQFFQDKTLPGYLESTVDVNTGKLIPTSWVLIIAPYLEHQSYLDAWRGVQGSTAQSQMASVYWGQMVCPSNPPLTQNGPSLSYVVNCGRPDDSTKTPPDLAANGVCFDHYLGGATGAALASLTVRQTFDTIGTHKGQTTTILASENMLPDMTWQPADVTGKVTNGRPSVAYSAEQLTGFCWQMTNAPTGVQTINGWKSSNGTNYKPNTSGFTNVPVDSSGTPAGMDFARPASNHPGGACYVMCDGSVHFLRQEIQYKTYIYLMSANPSVPDPNGIAASTWITANNGNQPYIGNDADYQ